From Meles meles chromosome 5, mMelMel3.1 paternal haplotype, whole genome shotgun sequence, one genomic window encodes:
- the SLC39A7 gene encoding zinc transporter SLC39A7 gives MARGQGAPQWVAVGLLTWAALGLLVAGHGGHGDLHEDLHEDFHGHSHRRSHEDFHHGHSHAHGHGHTHESIWHGHTHGHEHGHSHEDLHHGHSHGQSHESLYHRGHGHDHEHSHGGHGESGAPGIKQDLDTVTLWAYALGATILISAAPFFVLFLIPVESNSPRHRSLLQILLSFASGGLLGDAFLHLIPHALEPHSHHPLEQPGHGHSHSGQGPILSVGLWVLSGIVAFLVVEKFVRHVKGGHGHSHGHGHAHGHTQRSHGHGKQECPSKEKQSSEEEEKEAAGSRKRRGGSTGLKDGPVRPQNSGEEKTGSDLRVSGYLNLAADLAHNFTDGLAIGASFRGGWGLGILTTMTVLLHEVPHEVGDFAILVQSGCSKKQAMRLQLLTAIGALAGTACALLTEGGAVGSEIAGGAGPGWILPFTAGGFIYVATVSVLPELLREASPLQSLLEVLGLLGGVAMMVLIAHLE, from the exons ATGGCCAGAGGCCAAGGGGCCCCCCAATGGGTGGCCGTGGGACTGCTGACCTGGGCGGCCTTGGGACTGCTAGTGGCCGGACACGGGGGTCATGGTGACCTGCACGAGGACCTGCACGAGGACTTCCATGGCCACAGCCACAGGCGCTCACATGAGGATTTCCACCATGGACACAGTCATGCCCATGGCCATGGCCACACTCACGAGAGCATCTGGCACGGGCATACCCACGGTCACGAACATGGACATTCACATGAGGATTTGCACCATGGCCATAGCCATGGCCAATCACATGAGAGCCTCTACCACAGAGGACATGGACATGACCATGAGCACAGccatggaggccatggggagtCTGGGGCTCCAGGCATCAAGCAAGACCTGGACACTGTCACTCTCTGGGCCTAT GCACTGGGGGCCACCATTCTGATCTCTGCAGCTCCATTTTTTGTCCTCTTCCTTATCCCTGTGGAATCAAACTCCCCCCGGCACCGCTCTCTGCTCCAGATCTTGCTCAGTTTTGCTTCGGGTGGGCTCTTAGGAGATGCCTTTCTGCACCTCATCCCTCATGCACTGG AACCTCATTCTCACCACCCTCTGGAGCAGCCTGGACATGGACACTCTCACAGTG GCCAGGGCCCCATTCTGTCTGTGGGACTGTGGGTCCTCAGTGGAATTGTTGCCTTTCTTGTGGTGGAGAAATTTGTGAGACATGTGAAAGGAGGACATGGACACAGTCATGGACATGGACATGCTCATGGTCACACACAGAGAAGTCATGGGCATGGAAAACAAG AGTGTCCTTCAAAGGAGAAACAGAgttcagaggaagaagaaaaggaagcagcTGGATCTcggaagagaagaggagggagcacAGGGCTCAAAGATGGGCCAGTGAGACCTCAGAATTCTGGAGAAGAAAAAACAGGTTCAG ACCTACGTGTATCAGGGTACCTGAATCTGGCTGCTGACCTGGCACACAACTTCACAGATGGTCTGGCCATTGGTGCTTCATTTAGAGGAGGTTGGGGGCTTGGGATCCTGACTACAATGACCGTCCTGCTCCACGAAGTGCCCCATGAAGTCGGGGACTTTGCCATCCTGGTCCAGTCTGGATGCAGCAAAAAGCAG GCGATGCGTCTGCAACTACTGACGGCAATAGGGGCGCTGGCAGGCACAGCCTGTGCCCTCCTAACTGAAGGAGGGGCAGTGGGCAGTGAAATTGCTGGTGGTGCAGGTCCTGGCTGGATTCTGCCATTCACTGCAGGTGGCTTTATCTACGTAGCAACAGTGTCCGTGTTGCCTGAGCTGTTGAGGGAGGCGTCACCATTGCAGTCACTTCTGGAGGtgctggggctgctggggggagttgCCATGATGGTGCTGATAGCCCACCTCGAGTGA